Proteins encoded within one genomic window of Etheostoma cragini isolate CJK2018 chromosome 21, CSU_Ecrag_1.0, whole genome shotgun sequence:
- the arhgap17a gene encoding rho GTPase-activating protein 17a isoform X6, whose amino-acid sequence MKKQFNRMKQLANQTVGRAEKTEVLSDDLLQIERRMELVRVVSHNTHKRMVSCLQGHIGADTEKRHKKLPLTALSQAMVEGGNQLGEDSLIGKMMEVCGEAENHLASELMQHELQIEKDVLDPLSQLAEVDIPNILKQRKQLAKLVLDYDSARARWLQATKSIISGTNTQALTAKADLLKEEMDEAMNKVELCKDQLAADMYSFFSKEGDYARFFVTLLEAQADYHRKSLTVLENVLPTIQDQQDSWTEKPAFGTGLDEHLKRSGREIALPLEACVMMLLETGMKEEGLFRIAAGASKLKKLKAALDCSTSQLEEFYSDPHAVAGALKSYLRELPEPLMSYQLYDDWIQASSVSDPDKRLQALWVVCDKLPKNNKTNLRYLVKFLTKLAQDSEVNKMTPSNIAIVLGPNLMWAKTEGSLAEIAAATSVHVVAIVEPIIQHADWFFPEDVEFNVSGMFAMPTPASNHNNHLDYDCGTIERKRPGSMVGPENDTTRKDNNPKFRDSTPAPTPLLQRNGSGGGGPAAGQLGTGTPGAGSMGPSPHMMRRGTKKQAPAPPKPMNPPPSQSCISPSGSSQSLSPSPRPLSSHSPTSPTSQPCATPRRYSSNQPPIQAPSHPPPEPPSQASPPPQPATLGQPGADQQSAEPSPPGTPTPPDTPPPSAGTQDVAPPSPSPYQSGSLSRPRPVPKPRNRPSVPPPPQPTALAADSNGICPTAYKMMDPAMSFKGLSRALVPELAVEQQSTAAAGSCLLPLKDCDLDTESTVL is encoded by the exons AGCGGAGAAAACAGAAGTCCTCAGCGATGACCTCTTACAG ATTGAACGGCGCATGGAGTTGGTGCGCGTGGTgtcccacaacacacacaagaggATGGTGTCATGTCTACAAGGACACATCGGCGCagacacagagaagagacaT AAAAAGCTTCCTCTGACTGCACTATCCCAGGCAATGGTGGAAGGCGGAAACCAATTGGGAGAAGACTCCTTGATTGG caaGATGATGGAAGTGTGTGGGGAGGCAGAGAATCACCTGGCATCAGAATTGATGCAACATGAGCTGCAGATAGAGAAAGATGTCCTGGATCCCCTCAGCCAGTTAGCTGAG GTGGACATTCCTAACATCCTGAAGCAGAGGAAACAGCTGGCCAAATTGGTGCTGGACTATGATTCTGCCAGAGCAAG ATGGTTGCAGGCAACCAAGTCAATAATCTCAGGAACAAACACTCAAGCACTGACGGCCAAGGCTGACCTACTCAAGGAGGAGATGGATGAAGCCATGAACAAAGTGGAGCTTTGCAAG GATCAACTTGCTGCAGACATGTACAGTTTTTTCTCAAAAGAAGGGGACTATGCTCGCTTTTTCGTAACA CTCTTAGAAGCTCAAGCTGATTACCACAGAAAGTCTCTCACTGTTCTGGAAAATGTCTTGCCAACCATCCAGGATCAGCAAG ACTCGTGGACTGAGAAGCCTGCATTTGGCACTGGGCTGGATGAACACCTGAAAAGGAGTGGAAGGGAGATCGCCCTGCCACTAGAAGCCTGCGTCATGATGCTCCTAGAGACTGGCATGAAGGAAGAG GGTCTATTCAGGATTGCAGCAGGAGCGTCCAAGCTAAAGAAGCTAAAGGCAGCGCTGGACTGTTCCACTTCCCAACTGGAGGAGTTCTACTCTGACCCCCATGCTGTCGCTG GTGCACTTAAGTCCTACCTGAGGGAACTCCCTGAACCTCTAATGTCTTACCAGCTTTATGATGATTGGATCCAAGCATCCAG TGTGTCAGACCCAGACAAGAGGCTCCAGGCACTCTGGGTTGTATGTGATAAGCTACCaaagaacaacaaaaccaaCCTGAG GTATCTGGTGAAGTTTCTAACCAAACTGGCCCAGGACAGCGAGGTCAACAAAATGACGCCTAGCAACATCGCTATTGTCCTGGGACCCAACCTGATGTGGGCAAAGACTGAGGG GAGTCTGGCTGAGATCGCTGCAGCTACGTCTGTGCACGTGGTGGCCATCGTGGAGCCCATCATCCAGCATGCTGACTGGTTCTTTCCTGAGG ATGTGGAGTTCAATGTGTCCGGCATGTTTGCAATGCCTACACCTGCATCCAACCACAACAATCACCTTGATTATGACTGCGGCACCATTGAGAGGAAGAGGCCCGGCAGCATGGTCGGACCAGAGAACGACACAACGCGCAAAGACAA CAACCCAAAGTTCCGCGACTCTACACCGGCCCCGACCCCTCTGCTCCAGAGGAATGGCTCTGGAGGAGGGGGCCCCGCTGCAGGGCAGCTGGGCACTGGGACCCCCGGGGCTGGATCCATGGGGCCCAGTCCACATATGATGCGCAGAG GTACCAAGAAGCAGGCTCCTGCTCCTCCCAAACCGATGAACCCTCCCCCCAGCCAGTCCTGTATCTCCCCCTCCGGCTCATCCCAATCCCTCAGCCCCTCTCCCAGACCCCTGTCCAGCCACTCACCCACCTCGCCCACGTCACAGCCGTGTGCCACACCCAGACGCTACTCCAGCAACCAGCCCCCGATCCAGGCGCCCAGCCATCCCCCTCCGGAGCCTCCGTCACAGGCCAGCCCTCCACCGCAGCCCGCCACACTGGGCCAGCCCGGTGCTGACCAGCAGAGTGCCGAGCCCTCGCCTCCAGGCACCCCGACCCCTCCAGACACCCCTCCGCCCTCCGCTGGCACCCAGGATGTAGCGCCGCCCTCCCCGTCTCCCTACCAGTCGGGCTCCCTCTCCCGGCCGCGACCCGTTCCCAAACCCCGGAACAGACCCAGCGTTCCACCCCCCCCGCAGCCCACCGCCCTTGCCGCTGACAGCAACGGGATCTGCCCGACTGCGTACAAGATGATGG ACCCGGCGATGTCTTTCAAAGGGCTGAGTCGAGCTTTGGTCCCTGAGCTCGCTGTAGAACAGCAGTCGACGGCGGCAGCGGGCTCCTGCCTGCTTCCTCTCAAAGACTGTGACCTGGACACGGAGAGCACTGTCCTATAG
- the arhgap17a gene encoding rho GTPase-activating protein 17a isoform X5, translating to MKKQFNRMKQLANQTVGRAEKTEVLSDDLLQIERRMELVRVVSHNTHKRMVSCLQGHIGADTEKRHSVPRLYTGNGQKKLPLTALSQAMVEGGNQLGEDSLIGKMMEVCGEAENHLASELMQHELQIEKDVLDPLSQLAEVDIPNILKQRKQLAKLVLDYDSARARWLQATKSIISGTNTQALTAKADLLKEEMDEAMNKVELCKDQLAADMYSFFSKEGDYARFFVTLLEAQADYHRKSLTVLENVLPTIQDQQDSWTEKPAFGTGLDEHLKRSGREIALPLEACVMMLLETGMKEEGLFRIAAGASKLKKLKAALDCSTSQLEEFYSDPHAVAGALKSYLRELPEPLMSYQLYDDWIQASSVSDPDKRLQALWVVCDKLPKNNKTNLRYLVKFLTKLAQDSEVNKMTPSNIAIVLGPNLMWAKTEGSLAEIAAATSVHVVAIVEPIIQHADWFFPEDVEFNVSGMFAMPTPASNHNNHLDYDCGTIERKRPGSMVGPENDTTRKDNNPKFRDSTPAPTPLLQRNGSGGGGPAAGQLGTGTPGAGSMGPSPHMMRRGTKKQAPAPPKPMNPPPSQSCISPSGSSQSLSPSPRPLSSHSPTSPTSQPCATPRRYSSNQPPIQAPSHPPPEPPSQASPPPQPATLGQPGADQQSAEPSPPGTPTPPDTPPPSAGTQDVAPPSPSPYQSGSLSRPRPVPKPRNRPSVPPPPQPTALAADSNGICPTAYKMMDPAMSFKGLSRALVPELAVEQQSTAAAGSCLLPLKDCDLDTESTVL from the exons AGCGGAGAAAACAGAAGTCCTCAGCGATGACCTCTTACAG ATTGAACGGCGCATGGAGTTGGTGCGCGTGGTgtcccacaacacacacaagaggATGGTGTCATGTCTACAAGGACACATCGGCGCagacacagagaagagacaT TCCGTACCACGCCTCTATACAGGAAATGGTCAG AAAAAGCTTCCTCTGACTGCACTATCCCAGGCAATGGTGGAAGGCGGAAACCAATTGGGAGAAGACTCCTTGATTGG caaGATGATGGAAGTGTGTGGGGAGGCAGAGAATCACCTGGCATCAGAATTGATGCAACATGAGCTGCAGATAGAGAAAGATGTCCTGGATCCCCTCAGCCAGTTAGCTGAG GTGGACATTCCTAACATCCTGAAGCAGAGGAAACAGCTGGCCAAATTGGTGCTGGACTATGATTCTGCCAGAGCAAG ATGGTTGCAGGCAACCAAGTCAATAATCTCAGGAACAAACACTCAAGCACTGACGGCCAAGGCTGACCTACTCAAGGAGGAGATGGATGAAGCCATGAACAAAGTGGAGCTTTGCAAG GATCAACTTGCTGCAGACATGTACAGTTTTTTCTCAAAAGAAGGGGACTATGCTCGCTTTTTCGTAACA CTCTTAGAAGCTCAAGCTGATTACCACAGAAAGTCTCTCACTGTTCTGGAAAATGTCTTGCCAACCATCCAGGATCAGCAAG ACTCGTGGACTGAGAAGCCTGCATTTGGCACTGGGCTGGATGAACACCTGAAAAGGAGTGGAAGGGAGATCGCCCTGCCACTAGAAGCCTGCGTCATGATGCTCCTAGAGACTGGCATGAAGGAAGAG GGTCTATTCAGGATTGCAGCAGGAGCGTCCAAGCTAAAGAAGCTAAAGGCAGCGCTGGACTGTTCCACTTCCCAACTGGAGGAGTTCTACTCTGACCCCCATGCTGTCGCTG GTGCACTTAAGTCCTACCTGAGGGAACTCCCTGAACCTCTAATGTCTTACCAGCTTTATGATGATTGGATCCAAGCATCCAG TGTGTCAGACCCAGACAAGAGGCTCCAGGCACTCTGGGTTGTATGTGATAAGCTACCaaagaacaacaaaaccaaCCTGAG GTATCTGGTGAAGTTTCTAACCAAACTGGCCCAGGACAGCGAGGTCAACAAAATGACGCCTAGCAACATCGCTATTGTCCTGGGACCCAACCTGATGTGGGCAAAGACTGAGGG GAGTCTGGCTGAGATCGCTGCAGCTACGTCTGTGCACGTGGTGGCCATCGTGGAGCCCATCATCCAGCATGCTGACTGGTTCTTTCCTGAGG ATGTGGAGTTCAATGTGTCCGGCATGTTTGCAATGCCTACACCTGCATCCAACCACAACAATCACCTTGATTATGACTGCGGCACCATTGAGAGGAAGAGGCCCGGCAGCATGGTCGGACCAGAGAACGACACAACGCGCAAAGACAA CAACCCAAAGTTCCGCGACTCTACACCGGCCCCGACCCCTCTGCTCCAGAGGAATGGCTCTGGAGGAGGGGGCCCCGCTGCAGGGCAGCTGGGCACTGGGACCCCCGGGGCTGGATCCATGGGGCCCAGTCCACATATGATGCGCAGAG GTACCAAGAAGCAGGCTCCTGCTCCTCCCAAACCGATGAACCCTCCCCCCAGCCAGTCCTGTATCTCCCCCTCCGGCTCATCCCAATCCCTCAGCCCCTCTCCCAGACCCCTGTCCAGCCACTCACCCACCTCGCCCACGTCACAGCCGTGTGCCACACCCAGACGCTACTCCAGCAACCAGCCCCCGATCCAGGCGCCCAGCCATCCCCCTCCGGAGCCTCCGTCACAGGCCAGCCCTCCACCGCAGCCCGCCACACTGGGCCAGCCCGGTGCTGACCAGCAGAGTGCCGAGCCCTCGCCTCCAGGCACCCCGACCCCTCCAGACACCCCTCCGCCCTCCGCTGGCACCCAGGATGTAGCGCCGCCCTCCCCGTCTCCCTACCAGTCGGGCTCCCTCTCCCGGCCGCGACCCGTTCCCAAACCCCGGAACAGACCCAGCGTTCCACCCCCCCCGCAGCCCACCGCCCTTGCCGCTGACAGCAACGGGATCTGCCCGACTGCGTACAAGATGATGG ACCCGGCGATGTCTTTCAAAGGGCTGAGTCGAGCTTTGGTCCCTGAGCTCGCTGTAGAACAGCAGTCGACGGCGGCAGCGGGCTCCTGCCTGCTTCCTCTCAAAGACTGTGACCTGGACACGGAGAGCACTGTCCTATAG
- the arhgap17a gene encoding rho GTPase-activating protein 17a isoform X2 — MKKQFNRMKQLANQTVGRAEKTEVLSDDLLQIERRMELVRVVSHNTHKRMVSCLQGHIGADTEKRHKKLPLTALSQAMVEGGNQLGEDSLIGKMMEVCGEAENHLASELMQHELQIEKDVLDPLSQLAEVDIPNILKQRKQLAKLVLDYDSARARWLQATKSIISGTNTQALTAKADLLKEEMDEAMNKVELCKDQLAADMYSFFSKEGDYARFFVTLLEAQADYHRKSLTVLENVLPTIQDQQDSWTEKPAFGTGLDEHLKRSGREIALPLEACVMMLLETGMKEEGLFRIAAGASKLKKLKAALDCSTSQLEEFYSDPHAVAGALKSYLRELPEPLMSYQLYDDWIQASSVSDPDKRLQALWVVCDKLPKNNKTNLRYLVKFLTKLAQDSEVNKMTPSNIAIVLGPNLMWAKTEGSLAEIAAATSVHVVAIVEPIIQHADWFFPEDVEFNVSGMFAMPTPASNHNNHLDYDCGTIERKRPGSMVGPENDTTRKDNTPNKHSDHTLRRGSNTLGRKQHTSPAFQPPLPPVEAPGQGHGAVQGPQPSAEPQPQAPSGGPGPDAAQQSLAQSLAALAAAQQLLAQHTEELSNPKFRDSTPAPTPLLQRNGSGGGGPAAGQLGTGTPGAGSMGPSPHMMRRGTKKQAPAPPKPMNPPPSQSCISPSGSSQSLSPSPRPLSSHSPTSPTSQPCATPRRYSSNQPPIQAPSHPPPEPPSQASPPPQPATLGQPGADQQSAEPSPPGTPTPPDTPPPSAGTQDVAPPSPSPYQSGSLSRPRPVPKPRNRPSVPPPPQPTALAADSNGICPTAYKMMDPAMSFKGLSRALVPELAVEQQSTAAAGSCLLPLKDCDLDTESTVL; from the exons AGCGGAGAAAACAGAAGTCCTCAGCGATGACCTCTTACAG ATTGAACGGCGCATGGAGTTGGTGCGCGTGGTgtcccacaacacacacaagaggATGGTGTCATGTCTACAAGGACACATCGGCGCagacacagagaagagacaT AAAAAGCTTCCTCTGACTGCACTATCCCAGGCAATGGTGGAAGGCGGAAACCAATTGGGAGAAGACTCCTTGATTGG caaGATGATGGAAGTGTGTGGGGAGGCAGAGAATCACCTGGCATCAGAATTGATGCAACATGAGCTGCAGATAGAGAAAGATGTCCTGGATCCCCTCAGCCAGTTAGCTGAG GTGGACATTCCTAACATCCTGAAGCAGAGGAAACAGCTGGCCAAATTGGTGCTGGACTATGATTCTGCCAGAGCAAG ATGGTTGCAGGCAACCAAGTCAATAATCTCAGGAACAAACACTCAAGCACTGACGGCCAAGGCTGACCTACTCAAGGAGGAGATGGATGAAGCCATGAACAAAGTGGAGCTTTGCAAG GATCAACTTGCTGCAGACATGTACAGTTTTTTCTCAAAAGAAGGGGACTATGCTCGCTTTTTCGTAACA CTCTTAGAAGCTCAAGCTGATTACCACAGAAAGTCTCTCACTGTTCTGGAAAATGTCTTGCCAACCATCCAGGATCAGCAAG ACTCGTGGACTGAGAAGCCTGCATTTGGCACTGGGCTGGATGAACACCTGAAAAGGAGTGGAAGGGAGATCGCCCTGCCACTAGAAGCCTGCGTCATGATGCTCCTAGAGACTGGCATGAAGGAAGAG GGTCTATTCAGGATTGCAGCAGGAGCGTCCAAGCTAAAGAAGCTAAAGGCAGCGCTGGACTGTTCCACTTCCCAACTGGAGGAGTTCTACTCTGACCCCCATGCTGTCGCTG GTGCACTTAAGTCCTACCTGAGGGAACTCCCTGAACCTCTAATGTCTTACCAGCTTTATGATGATTGGATCCAAGCATCCAG TGTGTCAGACCCAGACAAGAGGCTCCAGGCACTCTGGGTTGTATGTGATAAGCTACCaaagaacaacaaaaccaaCCTGAG GTATCTGGTGAAGTTTCTAACCAAACTGGCCCAGGACAGCGAGGTCAACAAAATGACGCCTAGCAACATCGCTATTGTCCTGGGACCCAACCTGATGTGGGCAAAGACTGAGGG GAGTCTGGCTGAGATCGCTGCAGCTACGTCTGTGCACGTGGTGGCCATCGTGGAGCCCATCATCCAGCATGCTGACTGGTTCTTTCCTGAGG ATGTGGAGTTCAATGTGTCCGGCATGTTTGCAATGCCTACACCTGCATCCAACCACAACAATCACCTTGATTATGACTGCGGCACCATTGAGAGGAAGAGGCCCGGCAGCATGGTCGGACCAGAGAACGACACAACGCGCAAAGACAA CACCCCTAACAAGCACTCGGACCACACCCTTCGTAGAGGCAGTAACACCTTAGGTAGAAAGCAGCACACTTCGCCTGCCTTTCAGCCTCCTTTACCCCCTGTGGAGGCTCCGGGGCAGGGGCACGGGGCTGTGCAGGGTCCCCAGCCCTCAGCTGAGCCCCAGCCACAAGCTCCATCAGGGGGTCCTGGGCCTGACGCTGCCCAGCAAAGCTTGGCACAGAGTCTGGCTGCTCTGGCAGCCGCTCAGCAGCTTCTAGCCCAGCACACAGAGGAGCTCAG CAACCCAAAGTTCCGCGACTCTACACCGGCCCCGACCCCTCTGCTCCAGAGGAATGGCTCTGGAGGAGGGGGCCCCGCTGCAGGGCAGCTGGGCACTGGGACCCCCGGGGCTGGATCCATGGGGCCCAGTCCACATATGATGCGCAGAG GTACCAAGAAGCAGGCTCCTGCTCCTCCCAAACCGATGAACCCTCCCCCCAGCCAGTCCTGTATCTCCCCCTCCGGCTCATCCCAATCCCTCAGCCCCTCTCCCAGACCCCTGTCCAGCCACTCACCCACCTCGCCCACGTCACAGCCGTGTGCCACACCCAGACGCTACTCCAGCAACCAGCCCCCGATCCAGGCGCCCAGCCATCCCCCTCCGGAGCCTCCGTCACAGGCCAGCCCTCCACCGCAGCCCGCCACACTGGGCCAGCCCGGTGCTGACCAGCAGAGTGCCGAGCCCTCGCCTCCAGGCACCCCGACCCCTCCAGACACCCCTCCGCCCTCCGCTGGCACCCAGGATGTAGCGCCGCCCTCCCCGTCTCCCTACCAGTCGGGCTCCCTCTCCCGGCCGCGACCCGTTCCCAAACCCCGGAACAGACCCAGCGTTCCACCCCCCCCGCAGCCCACCGCCCTTGCCGCTGACAGCAACGGGATCTGCCCGACTGCGTACAAGATGATGG ACCCGGCGATGTCTTTCAAAGGGCTGAGTCGAGCTTTGGTCCCTGAGCTCGCTGTAGAACAGCAGTCGACGGCGGCAGCGGGCTCCTGCCTGCTTCCTCTCAAAGACTGTGACCTGGACACGGAGAGCACTGTCCTATAG
- the arhgap17a gene encoding rho GTPase-activating protein 17a isoform X1: protein MKKQFNRMKQLANQTVGRAEKTEVLSDDLLQIERRMELVRVVSHNTHKRMVSCLQGHIGADTEKRHSVPRLYTGNGQKKLPLTALSQAMVEGGNQLGEDSLIGKMMEVCGEAENHLASELMQHELQIEKDVLDPLSQLAEVDIPNILKQRKQLAKLVLDYDSARARWLQATKSIISGTNTQALTAKADLLKEEMDEAMNKVELCKDQLAADMYSFFSKEGDYARFFVTLLEAQADYHRKSLTVLENVLPTIQDQQDSWTEKPAFGTGLDEHLKRSGREIALPLEACVMMLLETGMKEEGLFRIAAGASKLKKLKAALDCSTSQLEEFYSDPHAVAGALKSYLRELPEPLMSYQLYDDWIQASSVSDPDKRLQALWVVCDKLPKNNKTNLRYLVKFLTKLAQDSEVNKMTPSNIAIVLGPNLMWAKTEGSLAEIAAATSVHVVAIVEPIIQHADWFFPEDVEFNVSGMFAMPTPASNHNNHLDYDCGTIERKRPGSMVGPENDTTRKDNTPNKHSDHTLRRGSNTLGRKQHTSPAFQPPLPPVEAPGQGHGAVQGPQPSAEPQPQAPSGGPGPDAAQQSLAQSLAALAAAQQLLAQHTEELSNPKFRDSTPAPTPLLQRNGSGGGGPAAGQLGTGTPGAGSMGPSPHMMRRGTKKQAPAPPKPMNPPPSQSCISPSGSSQSLSPSPRPLSSHSPTSPTSQPCATPRRYSSNQPPIQAPSHPPPEPPSQASPPPQPATLGQPGADQQSAEPSPPGTPTPPDTPPPSAGTQDVAPPSPSPYQSGSLSRPRPVPKPRNRPSVPPPPQPTALAADSNGICPTAYKMMDPAMSFKGLSRALVPELAVEQQSTAAAGSCLLPLKDCDLDTESTVL from the exons AGCGGAGAAAACAGAAGTCCTCAGCGATGACCTCTTACAG ATTGAACGGCGCATGGAGTTGGTGCGCGTGGTgtcccacaacacacacaagaggATGGTGTCATGTCTACAAGGACACATCGGCGCagacacagagaagagacaT TCCGTACCACGCCTCTATACAGGAAATGGTCAG AAAAAGCTTCCTCTGACTGCACTATCCCAGGCAATGGTGGAAGGCGGAAACCAATTGGGAGAAGACTCCTTGATTGG caaGATGATGGAAGTGTGTGGGGAGGCAGAGAATCACCTGGCATCAGAATTGATGCAACATGAGCTGCAGATAGAGAAAGATGTCCTGGATCCCCTCAGCCAGTTAGCTGAG GTGGACATTCCTAACATCCTGAAGCAGAGGAAACAGCTGGCCAAATTGGTGCTGGACTATGATTCTGCCAGAGCAAG ATGGTTGCAGGCAACCAAGTCAATAATCTCAGGAACAAACACTCAAGCACTGACGGCCAAGGCTGACCTACTCAAGGAGGAGATGGATGAAGCCATGAACAAAGTGGAGCTTTGCAAG GATCAACTTGCTGCAGACATGTACAGTTTTTTCTCAAAAGAAGGGGACTATGCTCGCTTTTTCGTAACA CTCTTAGAAGCTCAAGCTGATTACCACAGAAAGTCTCTCACTGTTCTGGAAAATGTCTTGCCAACCATCCAGGATCAGCAAG ACTCGTGGACTGAGAAGCCTGCATTTGGCACTGGGCTGGATGAACACCTGAAAAGGAGTGGAAGGGAGATCGCCCTGCCACTAGAAGCCTGCGTCATGATGCTCCTAGAGACTGGCATGAAGGAAGAG GGTCTATTCAGGATTGCAGCAGGAGCGTCCAAGCTAAAGAAGCTAAAGGCAGCGCTGGACTGTTCCACTTCCCAACTGGAGGAGTTCTACTCTGACCCCCATGCTGTCGCTG GTGCACTTAAGTCCTACCTGAGGGAACTCCCTGAACCTCTAATGTCTTACCAGCTTTATGATGATTGGATCCAAGCATCCAG TGTGTCAGACCCAGACAAGAGGCTCCAGGCACTCTGGGTTGTATGTGATAAGCTACCaaagaacaacaaaaccaaCCTGAG GTATCTGGTGAAGTTTCTAACCAAACTGGCCCAGGACAGCGAGGTCAACAAAATGACGCCTAGCAACATCGCTATTGTCCTGGGACCCAACCTGATGTGGGCAAAGACTGAGGG GAGTCTGGCTGAGATCGCTGCAGCTACGTCTGTGCACGTGGTGGCCATCGTGGAGCCCATCATCCAGCATGCTGACTGGTTCTTTCCTGAGG ATGTGGAGTTCAATGTGTCCGGCATGTTTGCAATGCCTACACCTGCATCCAACCACAACAATCACCTTGATTATGACTGCGGCACCATTGAGAGGAAGAGGCCCGGCAGCATGGTCGGACCAGAGAACGACACAACGCGCAAAGACAA CACCCCTAACAAGCACTCGGACCACACCCTTCGTAGAGGCAGTAACACCTTAGGTAGAAAGCAGCACACTTCGCCTGCCTTTCAGCCTCCTTTACCCCCTGTGGAGGCTCCGGGGCAGGGGCACGGGGCTGTGCAGGGTCCCCAGCCCTCAGCTGAGCCCCAGCCACAAGCTCCATCAGGGGGTCCTGGGCCTGACGCTGCCCAGCAAAGCTTGGCACAGAGTCTGGCTGCTCTGGCAGCCGCTCAGCAGCTTCTAGCCCAGCACACAGAGGAGCTCAG CAACCCAAAGTTCCGCGACTCTACACCGGCCCCGACCCCTCTGCTCCAGAGGAATGGCTCTGGAGGAGGGGGCCCCGCTGCAGGGCAGCTGGGCACTGGGACCCCCGGGGCTGGATCCATGGGGCCCAGTCCACATATGATGCGCAGAG GTACCAAGAAGCAGGCTCCTGCTCCTCCCAAACCGATGAACCCTCCCCCCAGCCAGTCCTGTATCTCCCCCTCCGGCTCATCCCAATCCCTCAGCCCCTCTCCCAGACCCCTGTCCAGCCACTCACCCACCTCGCCCACGTCACAGCCGTGTGCCACACCCAGACGCTACTCCAGCAACCAGCCCCCGATCCAGGCGCCCAGCCATCCCCCTCCGGAGCCTCCGTCACAGGCCAGCCCTCCACCGCAGCCCGCCACACTGGGCCAGCCCGGTGCTGACCAGCAGAGTGCCGAGCCCTCGCCTCCAGGCACCCCGACCCCTCCAGACACCCCTCCGCCCTCCGCTGGCACCCAGGATGTAGCGCCGCCCTCCCCGTCTCCCTACCAGTCGGGCTCCCTCTCCCGGCCGCGACCCGTTCCCAAACCCCGGAACAGACCCAGCGTTCCACCCCCCCCGCAGCCCACCGCCCTTGCCGCTGACAGCAACGGGATCTGCCCGACTGCGTACAAGATGATGG ACCCGGCGATGTCTTTCAAAGGGCTGAGTCGAGCTTTGGTCCCTGAGCTCGCTGTAGAACAGCAGTCGACGGCGGCAGCGGGCTCCTGCCTGCTTCCTCTCAAAGACTGTGACCTGGACACGGAGAGCACTGTCCTATAG